Proteins encoded within one genomic window of Amycolatopsis sp. 2-15:
- a CDS encoding LLM class flavin-dependent oxidoreductase — protein MAGGPLLAVALEGAGWHPAAWREPAARPAELLTAGYWTDLVQEAEAAKLDFVTFEDFLSLRTDARGPFEDRADVVQGRLDAVLIASRVAPLTSRIGLVPTAVVTHTEPFHLSKAIATLDYISGGRAGVRVQVSRHEEEYRNFGRREPADAAELFDEAADYVEVLRRLWDSWEDDAEIRDVATGRFVDREKLHYIDFEGRWFSVKGPSITPRPPQGQPPVAALAHNDRAYRLAGQAADLVYVTPRDRADVAKIRAAVDERLRVFADLVVFLDDKPGAAADRKARLDDVAGAEYSSDAHVFTGTPAELADLLLDWHAAGLTGFRLRPGALPDDLTAVTRGLVPELRGRGAFRHDYAAATLRGRLGLPRPANRYAA, from the coding sequence ATGGCAGGTGGACCCTTGCTCGCCGTCGCCCTGGAGGGGGCCGGCTGGCACCCGGCGGCGTGGCGGGAGCCGGCGGCACGGCCGGCCGAGCTGCTCACCGCCGGGTACTGGACCGACCTGGTGCAGGAGGCCGAAGCGGCGAAGCTGGATTTCGTCACCTTCGAGGACTTCCTGTCTCTGCGCACCGACGCCCGCGGCCCGTTCGAGGACCGCGCCGACGTCGTCCAGGGCCGGCTCGACGCGGTGCTCATCGCGTCGCGGGTCGCGCCGCTGACCTCGCGCATCGGCCTGGTGCCGACGGCCGTGGTCACCCACACGGAGCCGTTCCACCTGTCGAAGGCCATTGCGACGCTCGACTACATCAGCGGTGGCCGCGCGGGCGTGCGCGTGCAGGTGTCGCGCCACGAGGAGGAGTACCGCAACTTCGGCCGTCGCGAACCGGCCGACGCCGCGGAGCTGTTCGACGAGGCCGCGGACTACGTCGAGGTGCTGCGCCGGCTCTGGGACAGCTGGGAGGACGACGCGGAGATCCGCGACGTCGCCACCGGCCGGTTCGTCGACCGCGAGAAACTGCACTACATCGACTTCGAGGGCCGCTGGTTCTCGGTGAAGGGCCCGTCGATCACCCCGCGGCCGCCGCAGGGCCAGCCGCCCGTCGCCGCCCTGGCGCACAACGACCGGGCCTACCGGCTGGCCGGCCAAGCCGCCGACCTGGTGTACGTGACGCCGCGGGACCGGGCAGACGTCGCGAAGATCCGCGCCGCCGTGGACGAGCGGCTGCGGGTCTTCGCCGACCTCGTGGTGTTCCTCGACGACAAGCCGGGCGCCGCCGCCGACCGCAAGGCGCGCCTCGACGACGTCGCGGGCGCCGAGTACAGCTCCGACGCGCACGTGTTCACCGGCACGCCCGCCGAGCTCGCCGACCTGCTGCTCGACTGGCACGCCGCCGGACTGACCGGCTTCCGCCTGCGCCCAGGCGCGCTGCCCGACGACCTCACCGCCGTCACGCGCGGGCTCGTGCCCGAGCTGCGTGGGCGCGGCGCCTTCCGCCACGACTACGCAGCCGCCACGCTGCGGGGCCGGCTCGGCCTGCCCCGCCCCGCGAACCGCTACGCCGCCTGA
- a CDS encoding NtaA/DmoA family FMN-dependent monooxygenase (This protein belongs to a clade of FMN-dependent monooxygenases, within a broader family of flavin-dependent oxidoreductases, the luciferase-like monooxygenase (LMM) family, some of whose members use coenzyme F420 rather than FMN.): protein MTEPKQIHLAAHFPGVNNTTVWSDPEAGSHIEFSSFVKLAQTAERAKFDFFFLAEGLRLREQNGLIYDLDVVGRPDTFTVLSALAAVTERLGLAGTINSTFNEPLEVARQFASLDHLSAGRAAWNVVTSWDAFTGENFRRGGFLPQDQRYSRAETFLRTAWELFDSWRGDEVVADKASGRFLSDAHAGAFSHHDRHFTIDGRFPVPRGPQGRPVTIQAGDSDEGREFAAATADAIFSRYGTLETGQPFYRDVKGRLKKYGRTPDQLVIMPAATFALGDSDADAHEKAHEVRLQQVSEQTAIKFLEQLWNTDLSEHDPNGPLPDFDPVVGEDLISKGRASVRMYRDPLATAKEWRQLAEAKNLTAREVVIEVTGRQTFIGSPTTVATAINDLVQNDAADGFILVPHVTPGGLDEFADTVVPLLQDRGVFRTEYAGTTLRDHLGLSQP from the coding sequence ATGACCGAGCCGAAGCAGATCCACCTCGCGGCGCACTTCCCGGGCGTCAACAACACCACCGTGTGGAGCGACCCGGAGGCGGGCAGCCACATCGAGTTCAGCTCGTTCGTGAAACTCGCGCAGACGGCCGAGCGCGCCAAGTTCGACTTCTTCTTCCTCGCCGAAGGCCTGCGGCTGCGCGAGCAGAACGGCCTCATCTACGACCTCGACGTCGTCGGGCGCCCCGACACGTTCACGGTCCTCTCGGCGCTGGCCGCGGTCACCGAGCGGCTGGGGCTCGCGGGCACGATCAACTCGACGTTCAACGAGCCGCTCGAGGTGGCGCGCCAGTTCGCGTCGCTCGACCACCTCTCGGCCGGGCGCGCGGCGTGGAACGTCGTGACGTCGTGGGACGCCTTCACCGGCGAGAACTTCCGCCGCGGCGGCTTCCTCCCGCAGGACCAGCGGTACTCGCGCGCCGAGACGTTCCTGCGCACGGCCTGGGAGCTGTTCGACTCCTGGCGCGGCGACGAGGTCGTCGCCGACAAGGCGAGCGGCCGCTTCCTGTCCGACGCCCACGCGGGCGCGTTCTCCCACCACGACCGGCACTTCACCATCGACGGCCGGTTCCCCGTGCCGCGCGGGCCGCAGGGCCGGCCGGTCACCATCCAGGCCGGCGACTCCGACGAGGGCCGCGAGTTCGCCGCCGCCACGGCCGACGCCATCTTCAGCCGCTACGGCACGCTCGAAACCGGCCAGCCGTTCTACCGCGACGTCAAGGGCCGCCTCAAGAAGTACGGCCGCACGCCCGACCAGCTCGTGATCATGCCCGCCGCGACGTTCGCCCTCGGCGACAGCGACGCCGACGCCCACGAAAAGGCCCACGAGGTGCGGCTGCAGCAGGTCAGCGAGCAGACAGCGATCAAGTTCCTCGAACAGCTGTGGAACACCGACCTGTCCGAGCACGACCCGAACGGCCCGCTGCCCGACTTCGACCCCGTCGTCGGCGAGGACCTGATCTCGAAGGGCCGCGCCAGCGTGCGGATGTACCGCGACCCGCTGGCCACGGCCAAGGAGTGGCGCCAGCTCGCGGAGGCCAAGAACCTGACCGCGCGGGAAGTCGTCATCGAGGTCACCGGGCGCCAGACCTTCATCGGCTCCCCGACGACCGTCGCGACCGCCATCAACGACCTCGTGCAGAACGACGCCGCCGACGGCTTCATCCTCGTGCCGCACGTGACGCCGGGCGGGCTCGACGAGTTCGCCGACACCGTGGTGCCGCTGTTGCAGGACCGCGGCGTGTTCCGGACGGAGTACGCGGGGACGACGCTGCGGGACCACCTGGGGCTTTCGCAGCCCTGA
- a CDS encoding UdgX family uracil-DNA binding protein (This protein belongs to the uracil DNA glycosylase superfamily, members of which act in excision repair of DNA. However, it belongs more specifically to UdgX branch, whose founding member was found to bind uracil in DNA (where it does not belong), without cleaving it, appears to promote DNA repair by a pathway involving RecA, rather than base excision.) — protein sequence MPTSHADGAAPPDTADLTRLRRAAADCTGCGLYRAATQTIFGEGPRRSEVLVAGEQPGDQEDRQGKPFVGPAGRLLDEALAEAGFDREAMYVTNVVKHFKFTERGKRRIHEKPSRAEVVACRPWLVGELRAVRPRLLLLLGATAAQSVYGTAFRITRRRGEPMAPPEEFAGLFDIGVATVHPSSVLRAPDRETARAEFIADLRAAREK from the coding sequence ATGCCGACGAGCCACGCGGACGGCGCCGCACCGCCCGACACCGCCGACCTCACCCGCCTGCGACGGGCGGCTGCGGACTGCACGGGGTGCGGGCTGTACCGCGCCGCCACGCAGACCATTTTCGGCGAGGGGCCGCGCCGGTCCGAGGTCCTGGTCGCCGGGGAGCAACCCGGTGACCAGGAAGACCGGCAGGGCAAGCCCTTCGTCGGCCCGGCGGGCAGGCTCCTCGACGAGGCGCTCGCCGAAGCCGGGTTCGACCGTGAAGCCATGTACGTCACCAATGTGGTGAAGCACTTCAAGTTCACCGAACGCGGCAAGCGGCGGATCCACGAGAAGCCTTCGCGCGCTGAGGTCGTCGCCTGCCGGCCCTGGCTGGTCGGCGAGCTGCGCGCCGTGCGGCCGCGGCTGCTGCTCCTGTTGGGCGCCACCGCGGCCCAGTCGGTGTACGGCACGGCCTTCCGCATCACCCGGCGGCGCGGCGAGCCGATGGCGCCGCCCGAGGAGTTCGCCGGTCTCTTCGACATCGGCGTCGCGACCGTGCACCCCTCGTCCGTCCTGCGCGCCCCCGACCGCGAGACGGCGCGGGCCGAGTTCATCGCGGATCTGCGGGCCGCCCGGGAGAAGTGA
- a CDS encoding NAD(P)/FAD-dependent oxidoreductase — MTDETLVVIGSGPAGVSAARAYREAGGKGRVRLFSADPALPYARPPLSKGFLRGESGEPDLALEGPGDDVELSLDDRVTALGEREIRTASGAVHGFTQCVLATGAEPARPPVPGADHPEVRCLRSLSSSRELRSAAEGARSAVVVGAGFIGCEAAVSLARLGLQVTVLCADSVPQERRLGRDAGELILHWLEAEGASVLRGTRLDAVSEGHRVHTDLGPALDTDVVLLATGIRPRIALAEKAGLAVENGRVRTDEHLRTSRPDVYAAGDLAFAHNPAAGRALAVEHWGEGLAMGEIAGRSAAGEDASWDAVPGFWSEIGDEVLKYAAWGDGFAAARPVSRDGGFTVWYERDGEAVGVLTHNADEDYERGSDLIRNHRPVPPR, encoded by the coding sequence ATGACAGACGAAACACTGGTCGTGATCGGCAGTGGCCCGGCGGGGGTGTCCGCCGCCCGGGCGTACCGCGAAGCAGGCGGAAAGGGCCGTGTGCGGCTGTTTTCCGCTGATCCAGCCCTGCCGTATGCCCGGCCGCCGTTGTCGAAGGGCTTCCTCCGCGGCGAATCCGGTGAGCCGGACCTCGCGCTCGAAGGCCCGGGAGACGACGTCGAACTGAGCCTCGACGACCGCGTCACCGCGCTCGGTGAGCGCGAGATCCGGACGGCTTCCGGGGCCGTGCACGGGTTCACGCAGTGCGTCCTGGCCACCGGCGCCGAACCGGCCCGGCCGCCGGTGCCGGGAGCCGACCATCCGGAGGTCCGCTGCCTGCGTTCCCTGAGCAGTTCCCGGGAATTGCGGTCGGCGGCCGAAGGTGCCCGCAGCGCCGTCGTGGTCGGCGCCGGGTTCATCGGGTGTGAGGCGGCGGTCTCGTTGGCCCGCCTCGGACTTCAGGTCACGGTGCTGTGCGCCGACTCCGTGCCGCAGGAGCGGCGGCTCGGGCGCGACGCCGGCGAGCTCATCCTGCACTGGCTCGAAGCCGAGGGTGCCAGCGTGCTGCGCGGAACCCGGCTCGACGCGGTGAGCGAGGGCCACCGCGTCCACACCGACCTGGGCCCGGCGCTCGACACCGACGTGGTGCTGCTGGCCACCGGAATCCGGCCGCGGATCGCGCTCGCCGAGAAAGCCGGCCTGGCGGTGGAGAACGGCCGCGTGCGCACCGACGAGCACCTGCGTACCAGCCGCCCGGACGTCTACGCGGCGGGCGACCTCGCGTTCGCCCACAACCCCGCCGCCGGGCGCGCGCTCGCGGTCGAGCACTGGGGTGAAGGCCTCGCGATGGGTGAGATCGCGGGCCGTTCGGCCGCCGGCGAAGACGCCTCGTGGGACGCGGTTCCCGGTTTCTGGTCGGAAATCGGCGACGAGGTGCTCAAGTACGCCGCGTGGGGCGACGGCTTCGCCGCCGCGCGGCCGGTTTCCCGCGACGGCGGCTTCACGGTCTGGTACGAGCGCGACGGCGAGGCGGTCGGCGTCCTCACCCACAACGCCGACGAGGACTACGAACGCGGCAGCGACCTGATCCGCAACCACCGGCCAGTGCCACCGCGCTGA
- a CDS encoding acyl-CoA dehydrogenase family protein, with the protein MTSLLADAPPPEPVPMPRTVEWVAAELRALAAGGALELPLPGHGGLARRWAALAALGRRDLALARLAEGHTDAVAILAEAGRKPEPGARYGVWAAKSGGTGAVLDGDRLTGTVRFCSGLTTLDRALVAAQDRLVEVDLSAPGVTRRPEAWQALGMDASDSGDVEFADVPVEPEALVGPPGWYLERPGFVFGGTGVAAVWLGGAAGIVDVVREVLAAKADEHQLAHFGALHAALASADALLTATAATLEDAADPALLNDTCRASVEHTVREVLDRAPRITGPAPMCRDRRFAQRLADLQVFVRQHHGERDLAALGRRVVEVTP; encoded by the coding sequence ATGACCTCGTTGCTGGCCGATGCGCCACCCCCGGAACCGGTTCCGATGCCTCGGACCGTCGAGTGGGTTGCCGCCGAGCTGCGCGCGCTGGCGGCCGGCGGCGCGCTGGAGCTGCCCTTGCCCGGCCACGGCGGGCTGGCTCGGCGCTGGGCGGCGCTGGCCGCGCTGGGGCGCCGCGACCTGGCCCTCGCGCGCCTCGCTGAAGGGCACACCGACGCCGTGGCGATCCTCGCCGAAGCCGGGCGGAAGCCGGAACCTGGGGCGCGGTACGGGGTCTGGGCCGCGAAGTCCGGCGGCACCGGCGCGGTCCTGGACGGAGACCGGCTGACCGGCACCGTCCGGTTCTGCTCCGGTCTCACGACCCTCGATCGGGCGCTCGTCGCCGCGCAGGACAGGCTGGTGGAAGTCGACCTTTCGGCGCCCGGGGTGACGCGCCGGCCCGAAGCGTGGCAGGCGCTCGGGATGGACGCGTCCGACAGCGGGGACGTCGAGTTCGCCGACGTGCCCGTGGAGCCGGAAGCCCTCGTCGGGCCGCCCGGCTGGTACCTCGAGCGGCCCGGGTTCGTGTTCGGCGGCACGGGCGTGGCGGCGGTGTGGCTCGGCGGGGCGGCCGGGATCGTCGACGTAGTGCGCGAAGTCCTGGCGGCGAAAGCCGACGAGCACCAGCTCGCCCACTTCGGTGCCCTGCACGCCGCGCTCGCGTCGGCCGACGCGTTGCTCACCGCGACCGCCGCCACACTCGAGGACGCGGCGGATCCCGCGCTGCTCAACGACACCTGCCGCGCGAGCGTCGAGCACACCGTCCGCGAGGTGCTCGACCGCGCGCCCCGCATCACCGGGCCCGCGCCGATGTGCCGCGACCGGCGATTCGCGCAGCGGCTCGCCGACCTGCAGGTCTTCGTCCGCCAGCACCACGGCGAGCGGGATCTCGCCGCGCTGGGCCGCCGGGTGGTGGAGGTGACGCCGTGA
- a CDS encoding bifunctional PIG-L family deacetylase/class I SAM-dependent methyltransferase — protein sequence MKPFVPESEWTREFEPWPEEDFRRALVVAAHPDDETLGASGLVQHLHAAGTEVTLVVATDGEAAFPDADADERAQLGRTRREELVRSLEAQGLSGAELVWLGLPDSGLAEHVPELTDALRELAAGRDLLLLPWPEDPHPDHQAAGRAAVAAAPVTAHRWAYPIWLWHWVRPDAADVPWNLARSLSLSPAQRAAKAAGLREFVSQLKSGPRGEGPILPPEVLAHFDRPHETFFRVPPARSAPVGRFAELYAGSPDPWQVATSWYERRKRALLLAALPREHYGTVVEPGCGTGALTRELAGRCDRLLASDPVTDAVERTLLATAGSSSVSVHRGAAPEVLPGGPVDLVVFSELLYYLDDADLARTVERAVEALGPGGEIVAVHWRHWAPEAPRDGREAHRHLLDHPRLGVVVEHRDEEFLLHVLRRR from the coding sequence GTGAAGCCGTTCGTGCCCGAGAGCGAGTGGACCCGCGAGTTCGAGCCGTGGCCGGAGGAGGACTTCCGCCGTGCGCTGGTGGTGGCGGCGCACCCCGACGACGAGACGCTCGGCGCGAGCGGCCTGGTGCAGCACCTGCACGCGGCCGGCACCGAGGTGACCCTGGTCGTCGCCACCGACGGCGAAGCCGCGTTCCCCGACGCCGACGCGGACGAGCGCGCGCAACTCGGCCGGACGCGCCGCGAGGAGCTGGTGCGTTCGCTCGAAGCCCAGGGTCTGTCCGGAGCAGAGCTGGTCTGGCTCGGCCTGCCCGACTCCGGCCTGGCCGAGCACGTCCCGGAGCTGACCGACGCGCTGCGGGAGCTCGCCGCCGGCCGGGACCTGCTCCTGCTGCCCTGGCCCGAGGATCCGCACCCGGACCACCAGGCGGCGGGCCGTGCGGCGGTGGCCGCGGCGCCCGTGACGGCACACCGCTGGGCGTACCCGATCTGGCTGTGGCACTGGGTCCGGCCGGACGCGGCGGACGTTCCCTGGAACCTGGCCCGTTCGCTTTCGCTCTCCCCCGCCCAGCGCGCGGCCAAGGCAGCGGGCCTGCGGGAGTTCGTGTCGCAGCTGAAATCCGGGCCACGCGGGGAGGGCCCGATCCTGCCGCCCGAGGTGCTGGCCCACTTCGACCGGCCGCATGAGACGTTCTTCCGCGTGCCGCCCGCGCGGTCCGCGCCCGTCGGCCGATTCGCTGAGCTCTACGCGGGTTCGCCCGACCCCTGGCAGGTGGCGACGAGCTGGTACGAACGCCGCAAGCGCGCGCTGCTGCTGGCGGCGCTTCCGCGGGAGCACTACGGCACGGTCGTCGAACCCGGCTGCGGCACCGGCGCCCTCACCCGTGAGCTCGCCGGCCGGTGCGACCGGCTCCTGGCCTCGGACCCCGTCACAGACGCGGTGGAGCGCACCCTCCTGGCCACCGCCGGCTCGTCCTCGGTGAGCGTCCACAGAGGAGCCGCGCCGGAGGTGCTGCCCGGCGGCCCCGTGGACCTGGTGGTGTTCAGCGAGCTGCTGTACTACCTCGACGACGCTGACCTCGCCCGCACCGTGGAGCGGGCCGTCGAGGCGCTGGGCCCGGGTGGCGAGATCGTGGCCGTCCACTGGCGGCATTGGGCTCCGGAGGCACCCCGCGACGGCCGGGAAGCACACCGCCACCTGCTCGACCACCCGCGGCTCGGCGTCGTGGTGGAGCACCGGGACGAAGAGTTCCTGCTGCACGTGCTGAGGCGCCGGTGA
- a CDS encoding glycosyltransferase, with product MINAVAVVVPARNEAALLPRCLDAVRRSLALLPAGTARTVIVVADRCTDATPAIARRHGARVVTTTRFGTIGAVRTSAAAWRSTSSTPSRLRAWCCSTPTRTPR from the coding sequence GTGATCAACGCCGTCGCTGTGGTGGTGCCCGCCCGCAACGAAGCTGCCCTCCTGCCCCGCTGCCTCGACGCCGTCCGGCGCTCGCTCGCCCTGTTGCCGGCCGGCACGGCCCGGACGGTGATCGTGGTGGCCGACCGGTGCACCGACGCCACCCCGGCGATCGCCCGCCGCCACGGCGCCCGCGTGGTGACCACGACCCGGTTCGGCACGATCGGCGCCGTGCGGACCTCGGCTGCCGCGTGGCGCTCGACGAGCTCGACTCCGTCACGCCTTCGGGCGTGGTGCTGCTCAACACCGACGCGGACACCGAGGTGA
- a CDS encoding glycosyltransferase — MALDELDSVTPSGVVLLNTDADTEVTPVWALRHLDRARRGWHASAGPAHLSATFPGSSAAAARYHGIVAGAEANVYGANLAVRADAHLAVGGFGPLATGEDHALWHRLGSAGFRRCHEPAARVFTSPRLHGRAPGGLASLLHGLTHPDSAGVTSAGASRSTATPSRRPGCGEPAARGRTPASAGDAAPRGGR; from the coding sequence GTGGCGCTCGACGAGCTCGACTCCGTCACGCCTTCGGGCGTGGTGCTGCTCAACACCGACGCGGACACCGAGGTGACGCCGGTGTGGGCGCTGCGCCACCTGGACCGCGCCCGCCGCGGCTGGCACGCTTCGGCCGGTCCGGCCCACCTGTCCGCGACCTTTCCTGGCAGCTCGGCGGCGGCCGCGCGCTACCACGGCATCGTGGCCGGCGCCGAGGCCAACGTCTACGGCGCCAACCTCGCCGTCCGCGCCGACGCGCACCTCGCCGTCGGCGGCTTCGGCCCCCTCGCGACCGGCGAGGACCACGCCCTGTGGCACCGGCTCGGCTCGGCCGGGTTCCGGCGCTGCCACGAGCCGGCGGCCCGCGTGTTCACCAGCCCCCGGCTGCACGGGCGCGCGCCCGGCGGGCTGGCCTCGCTCCTGCACGGCCTCACGCACCCGGACTCGGCCGGCGTCACGAGCGCAGGCGCGTCACGATCAACAGCCACGCCATCGCGTCGGCCAGGTTGCGGTGAACCCGCGGCACGCGGTCGGACCCCAGCATCCGCAGGGGACGCAGCACCGCGAGGCGGCCGGTGA
- a CDS encoding DUF4235 domain-containing protein, which produces MKKMLYKPLNFAVSALGGLVAGQVFKLLWQRIAGEDDAPNATDKHRSWQEILIAAAVQGAIFGVVTAAAERAGALGYEKASGEWPGDD; this is translated from the coding sequence ATGAAGAAGATGCTGTACAAACCGTTGAACTTCGCCGTCAGCGCGCTGGGTGGTCTCGTCGCCGGCCAGGTCTTCAAGCTGCTGTGGCAGCGGATCGCCGGCGAGGACGATGCCCCGAACGCGACGGACAAGCACCGCAGCTGGCAGGAGATCCTCATCGCCGCGGCTGTGCAGGGCGCGATCTTCGGCGTGGTGACGGCCGCCGCCGAGCGCGCCGGCGCCCTCGGCTACGAGAAGGCCAGCGGCGAGTGGCCCGGCGACGACTGA